The following DNA comes from Verrucomicrobiia bacterium.
GGATTGATCTTACTGGTTGGTCAGCGGGCCCTGGAAAACTACCACCTAATGATCCTCCGGACGACGGAGGCCAGTCGGGTCCAGATGGTTCCCTGGGTGTTCCACTATCTCCTTCTCCCACTGGCCGTGGCGGAGGCGAGCGCAAAGTCTACGACATCTAACTTTGCCAATACCAAAGATGCCACCCAATTGGGTGGCATTTTTTCTCAAATCAGCGAATTCTCCCTTAAACTTCGATGATAACTGGGATCACCATTGGCTGGCGCTCAGTCTTCTGGAAGAGGAGTTTGGACAAGAAGTCACGGAGTTCATTCTTGGTGCTGGTCATGTCAAAGCCAGGCTTTGCAGCGGCAGCATTCAGGATGCGCTTAATCTCGTTGCGGATATCGTTAATGAACCGCTCGTTTTCACGCATGTAGATGAACCCACGGGAAATAATGTCTGGTGAGCTGGTGAACTGCTTCTTGTGGCTATCGTAAATGGCGATAACAACGAAGATACCTTCTTGAGCCATGGCTTTACGGTCGGAGAGAACGATGTTGCCAACGTCCCCAATACCCAAACCGTCTACAATGACGTATCCAGCTGGTACCTGTTCCTCGGTAAGGTACACCTTACCGGTGTGATCCATTTCGAGAACGGTACCGTTGTCACCAAGCATGATGTTGCCAGGGGTAACGCCTACTTCTTCTGCCAGCTTACCGTGGACGATACGCTTGGAGCGCTCACCATGAAGTGGGATGAAGTAGTTTGGCTGCATAAGCGCAAGCATGAGCTTGAGCTCTTCAGCATATGCGTGGCCAGTGGTGTGTACGTCGAGCATCTTGTTATAGATGACGTTGGCGCCACACTTATAGAGTGCGTTCATAACACCCTCTACTGACTTCTCATTTCCAGGGATAGGGGAAGCAGAGATGATGACGGTGTCACCGCGCTTAATCTGCAAGGTTCGGTGTTCGCCGGTAGCCATGCGGTTAAGGGCAGCCTTTTCCTCACCCTGGGCACCCGTACAAATGATGAGGAGCTTGTCATCATCAAACTTGTTCATTTCCTTTTCAGAAATGAGGGTGTTTGGTGGGAATTGAATGGCGCGCAGGTTAACGGCCATTTCCACGTTGTTCTGGATGGAGCGCCCAATAATGAGTACTTTCCGTCCAGCGCGTGCAGCGGCGTTAATGGTCTGCTGAATACGGTTCAGGTTAGAGGCAAACATTGCCACTACAATCCGGCTCTTTGCGTCGTTGATGACGCTGGAGAGGGACTGCTCAACAATCTTTTCTGAGATCGA
Coding sequences within:
- a CDS encoding RNase J family beta-CASP ribonuclease → MNIITTNKDAFSEENQSKLPQRQKRPRKVQLRDKPVDAPAAASTTPAVPQAPALDRRPQPTGNRPQRPDRQPVDQSGQKTTFYQAARPRGPQGPGQSGRPHFAMPPQTSRLAEQQQASRPVPPNIPAGSQPKEAATTVTNNPSNPKLRIIPLGGLEEIGKNMTAFEYGKDILIIDMGFQFPDSEMLGVDYIIPDITYLEDKKDRIRGAIITHGHLDHIGAVPYLVERLGFPTMYGTAITMGMVKHRLEEFNLVGRNKCVTIEPNKDVLQLGAFRIRPFHLVHSVPGALGLEIETPNGRIVYATDWKFDYTPADNKPVDLRDLAMIGAKGVDLLFSDSTNAEKPGFSISEKIVEQSLSSVINDAKSRIVVAMFASNLNRIQQTINAAARAGRKVLIIGRSIQNNVEMAVNLRAIQFPPNTLISEKEMNKFDDDKLLIICTGAQGEEKAALNRMATGEHRTLQIKRGDTVIISASPIPGNEKSVEGVMNALYKCGANVIYNKMLDVHTTGHAYAEELKLMLALMQPNYFIPLHGERSKRIVHGKLAEEVGVTPGNIMLGDNGTVLEMDHTGKVYLTEEQVPAGYVIVDGLGIGDVGNIVLSDRKAMAQEGIFVVIAIYDSHKKQFTSSPDIISRGFIYMRENERFINDIRNEIKRILNAAAAKPGFDMTSTKNELRDFLSKLLFQKTERQPMVIPVIIEV